The following are encoded together in the Rhodothermus sp. genome:
- a CDS encoding RecX family transcriptional regulator gives MSRARTLRATAPPAFREGTVTRVVAQARDPERVSIFVDGTFWMGVHREVLRAHPVEEGQVLSVAMQQALYRAELEQQARAVALQYLAHRPRTVHEVRRRLERAGFPEEVIDQVVIRLETQGFLNDRAYAQAYVQERLMERGYGPKRLRAELRRRGVASDIIAAALAATQAEVDLMAVARPLARRRWRLLCQNEPDRRKRRQKLLAFLQRRGFPPEIAYTLLRELD, from the coding sequence ATGAGCCGAGCCCGAACGTTGCGGGCGACTGCACCGCCCGCCTTTCGCGAAGGAACGGTAACCCGTGTTGTGGCCCAGGCACGGGATCCAGAACGAGTATCCATCTTTGTGGATGGCACGTTCTGGATGGGCGTGCATCGTGAGGTATTGCGTGCGCATCCGGTTGAAGAAGGGCAGGTGCTCTCGGTGGCCATGCAGCAGGCGCTCTACCGGGCCGAACTGGAGCAGCAGGCGCGGGCAGTCGCCTTACAGTATCTGGCACATCGACCGCGAACAGTCCACGAGGTACGCCGACGTCTGGAACGGGCCGGCTTTCCGGAGGAGGTGATTGACCAGGTGGTCATCCGGCTGGAAACGCAAGGTTTTTTGAACGATCGGGCCTATGCACAGGCATATGTGCAGGAACGTCTGATGGAACGCGGCTATGGACCAAAACGCTTGCGGGCCGAACTACGTCGGCGTGGCGTGGCTTCGGACATTATCGCAGCAGCGCTGGCGGCGACACAGGCTGAGGTTGACCTGATGGCGGTGGCTCGTCCACTGGCCCGGCGCCGCTGGAGGCTGCTGTGCCAGAATGAGCCCGATCGCAGAAAACGACGGCAGAAGCTGCTGGCTTTTTTGCAACGACGAGGGTTTCCTCCCGAAATTGCGTATACGTTGCTTCGCGAACTGGATTGA